One Pullulanibacillus sp. KACC 23026 DNA segment encodes these proteins:
- a CDS encoding phage tail spike protein codes for MYYILDKDLKPCGVLSLDGKGCKFYGDDRNVQIADDTGKLWNDTLTLSVPYGYPETDYMTEGYHLLKQGDNGRWYCFRINNWTDGTIGPVHFKTIQAVNLCIWDLAHTQVVPTTLTKANSTQAFEHNLQKSDWQIGTDNFYGGGYDVEFTLGDNAQSMTDTLTKTYSVEIDAYVELQNGQVAKKLIDIEPQLGEVTGRRIEYRRNMTGITRSGSDDQLFTKLYVYGGTPDGADSPISIASVNSGQDFLVDDDANDTYNAGKKYLEGFTQNEDITDPAGLLTWGKQQLALYNHPKYNYTVDVAYLGWNPNLGDTIEVLDFEMQPPLTLSARVIQKVESEANPQSNQVVIGEFVEIIAVTPSDIWKLQAAASQAQQSAEQAKSYRIEIFMPDGTDFSDGSSQKRIIARVFLGKDNVTALISPDSFAWQKINSDGSHDLDWEAAHTGVGNVITVGDEISGSTIRCNLINGKGDPILSADETDAAYFATLPLTNSSDDVNKRVSQYAQVDSVNGDIYWSQEYTGPKQSENGGWQSFNLTRTDLDGNYKDQMWVIAGGHGTSFGIEHVGTDIYIWSAYLDTTKSTLNGAHYWGVARFKYVPGKTLLFGDSSTDFQSLDGTYYRVNYDEKNDYVQLSSGFANFYVCKRSDIEQNLFKPIYIGAASDCGFDGNSQTFQTSCLDFPYIYFCSGDVDGHDQRIMYCYDIQSRSPVYKIVFTFDKETINQIGDYNEPEAVSVYYDETGKKWVIIGFSWGNEDSSDYQRTNQLFRINEHNRDESTYYFIQNDQITTGF; via the coding sequence GTGTATTACATTCTGGATAAGGATTTAAAACCATGCGGAGTGCTCTCTCTTGATGGAAAAGGGTGCAAGTTTTATGGGGATGACAGAAACGTTCAGATTGCCGATGACACCGGTAAGTTGTGGAATGATACTTTAACCCTATCCGTTCCTTATGGATACCCTGAGACCGATTATATGACGGAAGGGTACCATCTTTTGAAACAAGGTGATAACGGTCGCTGGTATTGTTTTCGGATTAACAATTGGACAGATGGAACAATTGGACCCGTGCACTTTAAAACGATTCAAGCCGTTAACTTATGTATATGGGATTTGGCACACACGCAAGTGGTTCCGACAACGTTAACCAAGGCCAATAGCACGCAAGCATTTGAACACAATTTACAAAAGTCTGATTGGCAAATTGGAACGGACAACTTTTATGGCGGCGGATATGATGTGGAATTCACGTTAGGTGATAACGCCCAATCAATGACCGATACCCTAACTAAAACCTATTCAGTGGAAATTGACGCTTACGTGGAGTTGCAGAATGGACAAGTTGCTAAAAAGTTAATCGATATTGAACCTCAACTTGGTGAAGTGACTGGTAGACGGATTGAATATAGGCGTAACATGACAGGCATTACGCGATCAGGAAGCGACGATCAGCTTTTTACTAAGTTATACGTTTATGGGGGAACACCCGATGGAGCAGACAGCCCTATCTCGATTGCTTCCGTTAATAGCGGACAAGACTTTTTAGTGGATGACGATGCTAATGATACCTATAACGCGGGTAAAAAGTATTTAGAGGGATTCACCCAAAACGAAGATATAACGGATCCCGCTGGATTATTAACCTGGGGCAAGCAACAATTAGCCCTATACAATCATCCTAAATACAACTATACCGTTGACGTGGCTTATCTCGGATGGAATCCAAATCTTGGTGATACCATTGAAGTCTTAGATTTTGAGATGCAGCCACCTCTTACTTTGTCAGCGAGGGTTATCCAAAAAGTAGAGTCGGAGGCTAACCCACAGTCTAATCAAGTTGTGATAGGTGAGTTTGTCGAGATTATAGCCGTTACCCCATCTGATATCTGGAAGCTTCAAGCAGCTGCATCACAAGCCCAGCAATCTGCCGAACAAGCCAAATCTTATCGGATCGAAATATTCATGCCAGACGGTACGGATTTCAGCGATGGAAGCAGTCAAAAGCGAATTATCGCTCGGGTCTTTTTAGGAAAAGATAACGTGACGGCTTTGATCAGTCCCGACTCATTTGCTTGGCAGAAGATTAATAGCGATGGCAGTCATGATTTAGATTGGGAGGCCGCTCATACAGGAGTTGGAAATGTCATTACGGTGGGAGACGAGATATCTGGATCCACCATTCGATGCAATCTCATTAACGGTAAAGGGGACCCAATCCTTTCTGCGGATGAAACGGATGCTGCATACTTTGCAACGTTGCCGTTAACTAACTCTAGTGACGACGTGAATAAGAGAGTCTCACAATACGCCCAAGTCGACAGTGTGAACGGCGATATCTATTGGTCTCAAGAATATACAGGACCTAAGCAGTCGGAAAATGGAGGATGGCAGTCTTTTAACCTTACACGAACGGATCTCGATGGGAATTACAAGGATCAAATGTGGGTGATTGCCGGAGGACACGGGACCTCATTCGGAATTGAACATGTGGGAACGGACATTTATATTTGGTCTGCTTATTTAGATACAACGAAATCAACACTTAACGGGGCGCACTATTGGGGTGTGGCTCGTTTTAAGTATGTACCTGGAAAAACCTTATTGTTTGGTGATTCTTCCACAGATTTTCAATCGTTAGATGGTACCTATTACCGAGTCAATTATGACGAGAAAAACGATTATGTTCAGCTTTCAAGTGGATTTGCTAATTTCTACGTCTGTAAGCGATCTGACATTGAACAAAACCTATTCAAGCCGATTTATATAGGAGCAGCAAGTGACTGCGGATTTGACGGTAACAGTCAAACTTTCCAAACTTCTTGCCTGGACTTTCCTTATATTTATTTTTGCTCGGGAGATGTGGACGGCCATGATCAACGAATTATGTATTGTTATGATATTCAATCAAGGTCACCCGTTTATAAGATTGTCTTCACTTTTGACAAAGAGACTATTAATCAAATAGGTGACTATAACGAGCCTGAAGCCGTAAGTGTTTATTACGACGAAACCGGTAAGAAATGGGTCATTATTGGCTTTTCGTGGGGGAATGAAGATTCTTCAGATTATCAGAGAACCAATCAACTTTTTAGAATCAATGAACATAACAGAGACGAATCGACTTATTACTTTATTCAGAATGACCAAATTACAACAGGTTTTTAA
- a CDS encoding XkdX family protein, producing MSAVYANFYKDAWKNGVVTSSDIDTAVSKGYLTQQEANQIKALPQSP from the coding sequence ATGAGTGCAGTCTATGCAAACTTTTATAAAGATGCCTGGAAAAATGGCGTTGTTACCTCATCAGATATTGATACAGCCGTTTCAAAAGGCTACTTAACACAGCAAGAAGCTAATCAAATAAAAGCATTACCTCAAAGCCCCTGA
- a CDS encoding glycoside hydrolase domain-containing protein, with product MTYVGMDCATKLTADLVSALKAAGVTHVARYLGTSWKGLTADEVKAISDSGIKIVSVFETNPTKSSYFTADQGKQDAQAASKYANDLGQPHGTAIYFAVDYDAQGKDLGAILDYFNAIIGELKDYKVGAYGSYAVMQYLKQQSKIEYFFQTYAWSNGQVCDFAHLYQYQNGVNIAGVNADRDKVLQEPGAWAIIAPKAKTTAAPSTTTQKLVDYIIKPGDTLSQIAANHDTSVDHLVSVNKIKDPNTIFAGHKIKVPAVIGKIVEKLTEKHVKVKKGDTLSGIASDNGLTLSEIEKLNPQIKDPDVIHPGDKVRVN from the coding sequence ATGACTTATGTAGGAATGGATTGCGCAACCAAATTAACCGCAGATTTAGTAAGTGCTTTAAAGGCAGCTGGTGTCACCCATGTTGCCCGCTATCTAGGGACGTCCTGGAAGGGTCTGACTGCGGACGAAGTAAAAGCAATCAGCGATTCAGGAATTAAGATTGTCAGTGTTTTTGAGACAAATCCAACGAAATCAAGTTATTTTACCGCGGATCAGGGCAAGCAAGACGCACAGGCGGCAAGTAAATACGCAAACGACTTAGGGCAGCCTCATGGGACTGCTATTTATTTTGCCGTCGATTATGATGCTCAGGGTAAAGATCTAGGAGCAATCCTCGATTATTTCAATGCGATTATTGGAGAATTGAAGGATTATAAAGTTGGTGCGTATGGTTCTTATGCAGTGATGCAGTATCTTAAGCAGCAATCTAAGATAGAGTACTTCTTCCAAACTTACGCCTGGTCAAATGGTCAAGTTTGCGATTTTGCTCATCTATATCAGTACCAAAATGGAGTTAATATTGCCGGAGTAAATGCGGACCGAGATAAGGTCTTACAAGAGCCAGGGGCATGGGCAATTATAGCCCCTAAGGCAAAAACAACTGCAGCACCATCCACAACTACACAAAAGCTTGTGGACTATATCATCAAGCCTGGAGATACCCTTTCACAGATTGCGGCTAATCACGATACATCTGTCGATCATTTGGTCAGCGTTAACAAGATCAAGGACCCCAATACAATCTTTGCCGGCCACAAGATTAAAGTGCCCGCAGTAATAGGAAAGATTGTTGAAAAGCTTACGGAGAAGCACGTCAAAGTCAAGAAAGGCGACACGCTTAGTGGTATTGCGTCGGACAATGGTTTAACACTTTCTGAAATTGAAAAGCTCAATCCACAGATTAAAGATCCTGATGTGATTCATCCTGGAGACAAAGTTAGGGTTAATTAG
- a CDS encoding IS66 family transposase, producing the protein MGNASNNNEKLIRLLEEQLDHSNQQNKDLSKKLDQSTKQIEALTEQIRHLTKRLYGSKTEKSKYNGPEGQFSLFEDDPSFSEPEHTEEQSQQTISYTVVRKAQNKKRNDSLDDGIEIEAVHHHPENLVCDCCQGQMIEIGSTVTREEAEFVPARMKKIQHIEHAYECKECKTDLHQKAQIKRGKSPQPPIQRSLASPSVLAKVIYDKFIQYLPLYRQVKEWERYGLKTNDKNLSNWVIRVSQDWLLLIYEQMKQAVMTKSLLHVDETYGQIINRSDGKSGQTNAYNWVYRSVPSQGPTIILFQSSLSRSRSVLENFLGDFSGTIICDGYSAYDKIKGVTFANCWAHVRRYWLKVESKNGKTGVKFCDDLYRLERQFKHLPPSKRRKQRQKYSKPIVDKLLAWIEGLPFLGKSAIAKAVQYTFNRMDGLKAFLNDGRIEIDNNPAENAIRPSVIGRKNWLHSVSEAGAQANAVCLSLAETAQANGVDFYQYLVKLLTDLPNLDIHRDPEILKQYMPWSQNIQLECGK; encoded by the coding sequence ATGGGTAATGCTTCTAACAATAACGAGAAGTTAATACGACTTCTCGAAGAGCAATTGGATCATTCCAATCAACAAAACAAGGATCTATCAAAAAAGCTAGATCAATCAACTAAACAGATTGAAGCATTAACCGAGCAAATTCGCCATTTAACAAAGCGTTTATATGGTTCAAAAACCGAGAAATCTAAATATAACGGTCCAGAGGGACAATTTTCATTATTTGAGGATGACCCATCTTTTAGCGAACCTGAGCATACAGAAGAACAAAGCCAACAGACGATTTCTTACACTGTTGTACGAAAAGCTCAAAATAAAAAACGGAACGATTCACTGGACGACGGTATTGAAATAGAAGCTGTTCATCATCACCCTGAAAATTTGGTCTGTGACTGTTGTCAAGGGCAAATGATTGAAATTGGTAGCACCGTTACGCGTGAAGAAGCAGAGTTTGTTCCAGCAAGAATGAAGAAAATTCAACACATTGAACATGCCTATGAATGTAAGGAATGTAAAACTGATTTACATCAAAAAGCACAGATTAAACGCGGAAAATCCCCGCAACCTCCCATTCAACGGAGTCTCGCAAGTCCTAGTGTCCTTGCCAAAGTGATCTATGATAAATTCATACAATACTTGCCCCTTTATCGTCAGGTAAAGGAATGGGAACGATATGGTCTAAAAACCAATGATAAAAATCTTTCAAATTGGGTTATCCGTGTTTCTCAGGATTGGTTATTGCTTATTTACGAACAAATGAAACAAGCCGTAATGACTAAATCTCTTTTACATGTTGATGAAACTTACGGACAAATTATTAACCGATCTGATGGTAAATCCGGACAGACTAACGCCTACAATTGGGTCTATCGAAGTGTCCCTAGTCAAGGCCCCACGATTATTTTGTTCCAAAGTTCGTTATCGCGCTCTCGCTCTGTTCTTGAAAACTTTCTAGGTGATTTTTCTGGAACCATTATCTGCGATGGCTATTCCGCCTATGACAAAATTAAAGGCGTAACCTTTGCGAATTGTTGGGCCCACGTCCGACGTTATTGGTTGAAAGTAGAAAGTAAGAATGGGAAAACCGGTGTGAAATTTTGTGATGATTTATATCGGTTAGAAAGACAATTCAAGCACTTACCTCCGAGTAAAAGACGCAAGCAACGGCAAAAATATTCAAAGCCAATCGTTGATAAATTACTGGCGTGGATTGAAGGCTTACCATTCTTGGGGAAAAGCGCCATCGCAAAAGCTGTTCAGTACACGTTTAACCGGATGGATGGCTTAAAAGCATTCTTAAATGATGGCCGGATTGAAATTGATAATAATCCGGCTGAAAATGCCATTCGGCCAAGTGTTATTGGTCGGAAAAATTGGCTTCACTCCGTAAGTGAAGCTGGTGCTCAAGCAAATGCCGTTTGTTTGAGCCTCGCAGAAACCGCTCAAGCAAATGGCGTCGATTTCTATCAGTATCTTGTAAAGTTACTAACTGATCTGCCAAATTTAGATATTCATAGAGATCCAGAAATTCTAAAACAATATATGCCTTGGTCACAGAATATCCAATTAGAATGTGGCAAATAG
- a CDS encoding helix-turn-helix domain-containing protein, with product MSVLDQIMGVKEAGELWGLSADRVKAICQSGEVEAKKIGKTWIIDKNQPNPKRSKNKMLIVDQLIGLNGYESGVIVFKDGEGFVVNWSGINGLPRLFGDAIIGLGEKVEFVKISKAPNDVLDKATGLALQEQNGADEEPVIDEIFECNDCYVFTFELWN from the coding sequence ATGAGCGTACTTGATCAAATCATGGGCGTTAAAGAAGCTGGTGAGCTTTGGGGTCTATCAGCGGACCGCGTTAAGGCGATTTGCCAATCTGGAGAGGTTGAGGCAAAGAAAATCGGGAAAACTTGGATAATCGATAAAAATCAACCTAATCCAAAAAGGAGTAAAAATAAAATGTTAATTGTCGACCAATTGATTGGGTTAAATGGCTATGAGTCCGGAGTTATCGTGTTCAAAGATGGGGAAGGTTTTGTGGTAAATTGGAGCGGCATTAATGGATTACCAAGATTATTTGGTGACGCAATAATCGGCTTAGGCGAAAAAGTTGAATTTGTTAAGATAAGCAAGGCGCCTAACGATGTTTTGGATAAAGCAACGGGGTTAGCTTTACAGGAGCAAAATGGGGCAGATGAAGAACCAGTTATAGATGAGATCTTCGAATGCAACGATTGTTATGTTTTCACATTTGAGTTATGGAATTAG
- a CDS encoding GAF domain-containing protein, translating to MGGTDFSNTKTLKYVDSMFYGLLTHHHLLSVLAIIIILLLIVSPFVLRSLRIIKPNKDLKQYKEEADKLHEDSQQKSYILTLMDQVNQEIPNLNSLLGSEKRDYGMNLISMVMSQIPQLFKSSKRESHRCAIFIPDPEDANQLKILEGNGYSMRGKEKLRLKIYEEGSLAGNVYLRKEYKYTPDVTKDTNFVPNPKATKKYFSLLCVPIMVRDEIIGVLSIDGSEPDCFSKGDIQYFTIFSNLIGILMDIADVQLRRGDDENEVQDAG from the coding sequence ATGGGTGGAACAGATTTTTCAAATACAAAAACATTGAAATATGTTGATTCAATGTTTTATGGGTTATTAACTCATCATCACTTACTTAGTGTTCTGGCTATTATTATCATACTTTTATTAATAGTTTCTCCTTTTGTTTTAAGGTCTTTGAGAATAATCAAACCAAATAAAGATCTTAAACAATACAAAGAAGAAGCTGATAAATTACATGAGGATTCTCAACAAAAATCTTATATTCTTACTCTAATGGATCAAGTTAACCAAGAAATCCCTAATTTAAATTCTTTATTAGGCTCAGAGAAGAGAGATTATGGGATGAATTTGATTAGTATGGTAATGTCACAGATCCCTCAATTGTTTAAGAGTTCTAAAAGGGAATCACATCGTTGCGCTATATTTATTCCTGATCCCGAGGACGCTAATCAGCTAAAAATTTTAGAAGGAAATGGTTATAGTATGCGTGGGAAGGAAAAGCTAAGATTAAAAATTTACGAAGAAGGTTCTTTAGCAGGAAATGTTTACTTGCGTAAAGAATATAAATATACACCAGATGTTACTAAAGACACCAACTTTGTTCCTAACCCGAAAGCAACAAAAAAGTACTTCTCGCTCCTATGTGTACCGATCATGGTTCGCGATGAAATTATTGGTGTTTTAAGTATTGATGGGTCAGAACCTGATTGTTTTTCTAAAGGTGACATTCAATATTTCACGATTTTTTCAAATCTGATTGGTATACTTATGGACATTGCGGATGTACAATTAAGAAGAGGGGATGATGAAAATGAGGTACAAGACGCTGGATGA
- a CDS encoding right-handed parallel beta-helix repeat-containing protein, with amino-acid sequence MSVSFGRKNTKVGFFVDSDLVQKVDNANENILGIGVNVLYPPPPFQHVSNDGSDVTSALQAIITNMSGSTIVLPDGDYGISSTLDCPDNTTLILAYRARLFTTKFLDNILQCKGSVTGTTALSADLPMGSRDGIGVTDASIFSVGDLIMIRDNYRPETNQPTRGEMHYIHAVDASSNTIDIEEPTWDTYQVSQSACIDLITPKQNFRIFGGIFEGLGVGGNQYSGLLIQNVVNFRIVQAKVRKWARRGISVSGSLFGKIDHCYFEDIYDTNPNNNPTGYAIEFSCGTQWSDVVYCSAIRVSKLWDASGSGSGFSRFCNVEHNKVYGANRGGISTHAAASHININDNDIYGSRLAEMGEGHGIFVRGANMTITNNRIYSPAEYGIECQSNGSIGSYNISGNKIYNAGQVGIRVAQRDAETLTIANRIHDINIQDNEVDLCGQDGILVYAFTDTNGAMSNINVHGNTVKHQGTYGIRVAMSTGEIDDGAISDNIVQFVGDSTAGTASIALKPNAGKNISGFLVQGNRCLGSETGILSSDSTHVVGSYVNNNLIKAKVAGVSGFDASQVGTNPTTIA; translated from the coding sequence ATGAGCGTATCTTTCGGACGTAAGAATACCAAAGTTGGATTTTTTGTAGATAGTGATTTAGTTCAGAAAGTAGACAATGCCAATGAGAATATACTAGGGATAGGAGTAAATGTGCTTTATCCACCTCCTCCATTCCAACACGTTTCTAATGACGGATCCGATGTTACGTCAGCCTTACAAGCTATCATAACTAATATGTCCGGGAGCACCATTGTCCTTCCGGACGGTGACTATGGAATATCTTCCACACTAGATTGCCCAGACAATACCACTTTAATCCTGGCATACAGGGCACGATTATTCACAACTAAATTTTTAGATAACATTTTGCAATGTAAAGGCAGTGTGACTGGAACGACCGCATTATCTGCGGATTTGCCAATGGGAAGCCGTGATGGTATTGGCGTGACCGATGCATCTATTTTTTCTGTGGGGGATCTTATTATGATCCGAGATAACTATCGACCAGAGACAAACCAGCCCACTCGAGGAGAAATGCATTATATTCATGCGGTTGATGCGAGTAGTAATACTATCGATATTGAAGAACCAACATGGGACACTTATCAAGTAAGCCAATCAGCTTGTATAGATTTAATTACCCCTAAACAGAATTTTAGAATTTTTGGAGGGATTTTTGAGGGGCTAGGCGTTGGAGGGAATCAATATTCCGGTCTACTCATTCAAAATGTTGTTAACTTTAGAATTGTACAAGCCAAAGTTCGTAAATGGGCAAGGCGAGGGATATCTGTCTCTGGTTCGCTGTTTGGTAAGATTGACCACTGCTATTTCGAGGACATATATGATACTAATCCAAACAATAATCCAACAGGGTATGCTATCGAATTTTCATGCGGAACACAATGGAGTGATGTGGTCTATTGCTCGGCTATTCGTGTTTCAAAACTTTGGGATGCTTCAGGGTCAGGCTCTGGATTTTCTCGTTTTTGTAACGTCGAACACAATAAGGTATACGGAGCTAATCGAGGTGGTATCAGCACGCACGCAGCTGCATCCCACATTAATATCAATGACAATGATATTTATGGTTCGCGCTTGGCTGAGATGGGAGAAGGTCACGGGATATTTGTTCGAGGAGCCAATATGACAATTACAAATAACCGTATTTATTCCCCGGCCGAATACGGAATAGAATGCCAATCGAACGGGTCTATAGGAAGCTACAATATAAGCGGAAACAAGATTTATAATGCTGGGCAAGTGGGAATCCGAGTAGCTCAACGAGATGCTGAAACATTAACGATAGCAAATCGTATCCATGACATTAATATTCAGGATAATGAAGTCGATCTTTGTGGTCAGGATGGTATCTTGGTTTACGCCTTTACGGATACGAACGGCGCAATGAGTAATATTAATGTTCACGGTAACACCGTAAAACATCAAGGCACATACGGGATTAGGGTAGCCATGTCAACTGGTGAAATTGATGACGGTGCGATTTCAGATAACATTGTCCAATTTGTTGGGGATTCAACAGCAGGAACAGCATCTATCGCTTTAAAACCAAATGCGGGTAAAAACATATCAGGTTTCTTAGTCCAGGGGAATAGATGCTTAGGATCTGAGACCGGTATATTATCTTCGGATTCTACTCATGTCGTAGGTAGCTATGTGAATAACAACTTGATAAAAGCAAAAGTCGCGGGGGTATCTGGATTTGATGCATCTCAAGTTGGAACCAATCCTACTACAATAGCTTAG
- the tnpB gene encoding IS66 family insertion sequence element accessory protein TnpB (TnpB, as the term is used for proteins encoded by IS66 family insertion elements, is considered an accessory protein, since TnpC, encoded by a neighboring gene, is a DDE family transposase.), which translates to MKHDYTNVENIYIICGKTDMRKGIDGLATLIQDSFELDLYGDSIFLFSGRSKDRYKCLYFDGNGFAMLYKRLDNGKLQWPKDEKEVRNLTQQELRWLLEGLSLQQPKAIQRSQASAF; encoded by the coding sequence ATGAAACACGATTATACAAATGTGGAAAACATTTATATTATTTGCGGTAAGACTGACATGAGAAAAGGGATCGATGGTCTCGCAACTTTGATTCAAGATTCTTTCGAACTTGACCTTTATGGGGATTCCATCTTTCTGTTCTCTGGTCGAAGTAAAGATCGATATAAGTGTTTGTATTTTGATGGCAATGGATTTGCCATGCTTTATAAGCGATTGGATAACGGAAAACTTCAATGGCCGAAAGATGAAAAGGAAGTACGTAACCTAACACAACAAGAGCTTCGCTGGTTGTTAGAAGGTTTATCGCTCCAGCAACCCAAAGCCATTCAAAGATCGCAGGCAAGTGCATTTTAA
- a CDS encoding HNH endonuclease — protein sequence MPRIDLTGQQFGDLTVLCLSDQKLNDGTSLWECWCTCGNKTYVAGYALRAGIYKSCGCKRAKKRDKGARIHESLDRVDGTRKSALKAKLHKENKSGHKGVMWLESKKKWKAYIGFKGKQINLGYFADKEEAIKARKEAEEKYHKPYLEGDQ from the coding sequence ATGCCTAGAATTGATTTAACTGGACAACAATTTGGTGATTTAACAGTACTATGTCTAAGTGATCAAAAACTAAATGACGGTACTAGTCTTTGGGAATGCTGGTGTACATGTGGCAATAAGACTTATGTTGCTGGATACGCTTTAAGAGCCGGAATTTATAAAAGTTGCGGATGTAAACGTGCGAAAAAAAGAGATAAAGGGGCTCGTATCCACGAGAGCCTAGATCGTGTTGACGGCACCAGAAAGTCTGCTCTTAAGGCCAAACTGCATAAAGAGAATAAAAGCGGTCATAAGGGCGTGATGTGGTTGGAGAGCAAAAAGAAATGGAAGGCCTACATTGGTTTCAAAGGCAAGCAGATCAATTTGGGCTATTTTGCCGATAAAGAAGAGGCGATTAAAGCGCGTAAAGAGGCCGAGGAAAAATATCATAAACCTTATCTGGAGGGAGATCAATGA
- a CDS encoding helix-turn-helix transcriptional regulator — protein MGTKIAVKIAEKGLKKGFVANKAGISLSAFSKILSGETKEPKLKVAIKLARVLETSVEELWGHLVE, from the coding sequence ATGGGAACAAAAATCGCAGTTAAAATCGCAGAAAAAGGTCTTAAAAAAGGATTTGTAGCAAATAAGGCAGGGATATCTTTAAGTGCTTTTTCAAAGATATTATCCGGAGAGACAAAAGAACCAAAGTTAAAAGTTGCTATTAAGCTAGCCCGCGTATTAGAAACATCTGTTGAAGAACTATGGGGGCATTTAGTGGAATAA
- a CDS encoding phage holin, LLH family, whose protein sequence is MFAQIGYDVLPYVVSLVVAFGGYLLTHVGAFLKAKIGEKNLTNVEKKLGIAAQQIQQKKGIAYDAVHWAEDKFKQLGGPDKLSKAVDWAVTEAKKLGIDTSKQELEDKIRVAFTEFEPQLVSIGTELLKSDQADGEEATPEETTPDPEPTPEPEVEKPLTEMTSTDLKNIVNQAVTDHLQTQTTAVTPAQTVQTTTVSAQ, encoded by the coding sequence ATGTTTGCACAAATCGGTTATGACGTTTTACCTTATGTTGTCTCACTTGTTGTGGCTTTTGGCGGTTATCTACTTACTCACGTTGGGGCATTCTTAAAAGCGAAAATTGGAGAGAAAAACCTTACAAATGTCGAAAAGAAACTTGGCATTGCAGCGCAACAAATCCAACAGAAGAAAGGTATCGCTTATGATGCAGTCCACTGGGCAGAGGATAAGTTTAAGCAATTAGGCGGACCCGATAAGCTTTCTAAGGCCGTCGATTGGGCAGTAACCGAAGCTAAAAAACTAGGAATAGATACATCTAAGCAGGAGCTTGAAGATAAAATCCGTGTAGCATTTACTGAGTTTGAGCCTCAGCTGGTGTCAATTGGCACTGAGCTGTTAAAAAGTGATCAAGCAGATGGAGAAGAAGCAACTCCTGAAGAAACCACTCCGGATCCAGAACCAACACCTGAACCAGAGGTTGAAAAACCATTAACTGAGATGACATCAACAGATCTTAAAAATATCGTAAATCAAGCTGTTACGGATCATCTTCAAACACAAACAACGGCCGTGACTCCTGCACAAACTGTTCAGACTACAACAGTATCTGCACAATAA
- a CDS encoding ParM/StbA family protein, which yields MNIVGVDVGRCNVKVFYQSGHFMYPSNLGELRDMEFTDERGKDDIIGEYRGRHFTAGTITRESDYQTPLMTENKVHEDTLILTLIGLHKAFESSEVGIVTNLPINNHSKDKKRLKQLLEGFHEITLNGVKKSFHVHCEVAPEGSGIFKYAGPGVIHGLNIGSRTVNAITFEDGVKIGRLSDTFDFGTLTNKSKNTLGMGKEIAGRISQLKWHEEEPIYLCGGGASEVVSELMRYYRMIRITPDPMFTDAEAFYKIAREVYEL from the coding sequence ATGAATATAGTTGGCGTCGATGTTGGGCGCTGTAACGTAAAAGTTTTTTATCAGAGTGGCCATTTCATGTATCCATCAAACTTAGGTGAGTTAAGAGATATGGAATTTACCGATGAGCGAGGTAAGGACGACATTATCGGGGAGTACAGAGGCAGGCATTTCACGGCCGGCACGATCACCCGAGAAAGTGATTATCAGACACCTCTGATGACCGAGAACAAGGTCCATGAGGATACACTTATTCTCACTCTCATAGGGCTGCACAAGGCATTTGAATCGAGTGAAGTTGGTATAGTAACAAACCTACCAATAAATAACCATTCAAAGGATAAGAAACGTCTGAAGCAGCTACTCGAGGGATTTCACGAGATCACTTTGAATGGTGTTAAGAAATCTTTCCACGTCCATTGTGAAGTGGCTCCAGAAGGATCAGGTATCTTTAAATATGCGGGACCTGGCGTAATCCACGGATTAAATATCGGGTCAAGAACAGTGAATGCCATAACATTTGAAGATGGTGTTAAGATCGGACGCCTGTCAGACACCTTTGACTTTGGAACTCTGACCAATAAAAGTAAAAACACATTAGGAATGGGAAAAGAAATCGCGGGTCGTATTAGCCAATTGAAGTGGCATGAAGAAGAACCTATCTATCTTTGTGGCGGAGGAGCTTCCGAGGTAGTTAGCGAACTGATGCGTTATTATCGCATGATTAGAATTACTCCTGATCCAATGTTTACGGATGCAGAAGCGTTTTACAAGATAGCGAGGGAAGTTTATGAGCTCTAA